In [Leptolyngbya] sp. PCC 7376, a genomic segment contains:
- the thrC gene encoding threonine synthase: MSTPALDLSNQVFPTQPAAQWPGLIEAYRQYLPVTESTPVVTLLEGNTPLIPIPSIAAEIGRDVQVYAKYDGLNPTGSFKDRGMTMAITKAKEAGAKAVICASTGNTSAAAAAYARRAGLRAFVLIPDGYVALGKLAQALLYGAEVIAIEGNFDDALSIVQQMSESYPVTLVNSVNPYRLQGQKTAAFEVVDNLGDAPDWLCIPVGNAGNITAYWMGFCEYHELNKTTKLPKMMGFQAAGAAPFIQGGPVKNPETFATAIRIGNPVNWDKAQGVRAASQGEFNAVTDEDIVEAYRKLGGNEGIFCEPASAASVAGLLKVKDRVPDGAKVVCVLTGNGLKDPDSAIAHSLSKGQTGIPANIEAVAKAMGF; encoded by the coding sequence CTGAGTACTCCCGCATTAGATTTGAGCAACCAAGTATTTCCAACCCAGCCTGCCGCTCAATGGCCTGGTTTGATCGAAGCATATCGACAATATCTCCCCGTTACAGAGAGCACCCCGGTCGTTACCCTCCTCGAAGGCAACACTCCCCTCATTCCAATTCCGAGTATTGCTGCTGAAATTGGTCGTGACGTACAAGTTTATGCAAAATACGACGGCCTAAACCCCACTGGTAGTTTCAAAGATCGCGGCATGACTATGGCGATCACCAAAGCCAAGGAAGCTGGGGCGAAAGCGGTAATTTGTGCAAGTACTGGAAATACATCTGCGGCTGCGGCTGCTTATGCTCGTCGTGCGGGATTACGCGCCTTTGTTTTGATTCCTGATGGTTATGTTGCGCTTGGTAAATTAGCCCAAGCCTTGCTTTATGGTGCTGAAGTAATTGCCATCGAAGGGAACTTTGATGATGCGCTCAGTATTGTTCAGCAGATGTCTGAAAGTTATCCTGTCACCCTTGTAAATTCAGTTAATCCCTATCGCTTGCAAGGTCAGAAGACCGCTGCTTTTGAAGTGGTTGATAATCTTGGTGATGCACCTGATTGGCTCTGTATCCCCGTTGGTAATGCGGGTAACATTACAGCTTATTGGATGGGTTTCTGTGAATATCATGAACTGAATAAGACAACAAAACTCCCGAAGATGATGGGTTTCCAAGCGGCTGGAGCTGCACCGTTTATTCAAGGCGGTCCCGTCAAAAATCCTGAGACATTTGCAACAGCAATCCGCATTGGTAATCCAGTAAACTGGGACAAAGCCCAAGGCGTTCGGGCAGCGAGTCAAGGCGAGTTTAACGCGGTTACAGATGAAGACATTGTTGAGGCTTACCGAAAGCTTGGAGGCAATGAAGGGATTTTCTGTGAACCTGCGAGTGCCGCTTCTGTGGCAGGTCTATTAAAAGTGAAGGATCGCGTACCTGATGGCGCTAAGGTTGTTTGCGTCCTAACGGGTAATGGTCTCAAAGATCCAGATTCGGCGATCGCCCACAGTTTGAGTAAAGGTCAAACTGGAATTCCTGCGAATATTGAAGCCGTTGCGAAAGCGATGGGATTTTAG